From a region of the Eriocheir sinensis breed Jianghai 21 chromosome 25, ASM2467909v1, whole genome shotgun sequence genome:
- the LOC127003528 gene encoding ras-like GTP-binding protein RhoL — protein MSAAGRVLKIVAVGDGFVGKTSLLITHTAGAYSEEYVPTVFENYAGNLTVDGVEYNYTLMDTAGQEEFDRVRILCYNGASAFIVCFAVNSPTSLANVKTQWLPEIRKECGETVPVVLVGTKSDLRSTSTDTMVKRAEARKVARACKMYNYVECSAKAMTGCTEVFEEAVRSVVNPQDHWKQCPLL, from the exons ATGAGTGCTGCCGGGCGGGTGCTCAAGATTGTGGCGGTGGGCGATGGTTTTGTAGGGAAGACCAGCTTGCTAATCACCCACACAGCG GGCGCTTACTCCGAGGAATACGTCCCGACTGTCTTTGAGAACTACGCGGGCAATCTGACGGTGGACGGCGTGGAGTACAACTATACCCTCATGGATACGGCGGGGCAGGAAGAGTTTGACCGGGTCCGAATCCTGTGCTATAACGGG GCAAGCGCGTTCATCGTCTGCTTCGCCGTCAACAGCCCGACTTCTCTGGCCAACGTGAAAACCCAGTGGCTGCCGGAGATCAGGAAGGAGTGTGGGGAGACTGTGCCCGTCGTCCTTGTAG gaacgAAGTCTGACCTGCGCTCCACATCCACGGATACTATGGTGAAGAGAGCGGAGGCGAGGAAGGTGGCGAGAGCCTGCAAAATGTACAACTACGTCGAGTGCTCAGCTAAGGCCATGACGGGCTGTACCGAGGTGTTCGAGGAGGCGGTGCGGTCCGTGGTTAACCCGCAGGACCACTGGAAGCAGTGTCCGCTGTTGTGA